The Pungitius pungitius chromosome 10, fPunPun2.1, whole genome shotgun sequence DNA window CGAATGGTGTCCATCCAggcatattgttttattttaatttgaacacTTAGTTTTAACCAAATCTGATACAAAAGAAACATCTTTCCTCGCGGCCTGTTGCTTATCTTGACCAAATTCGTCACGAATTCTGAAAATAGACATTGCTGTCGTATTTTTAAACGTATTTATTTTGATGAGCAAAGTGTCAAGTAATCCCATTATATTGGAGGGAGGGCTGACATCTCTGTAAATGGGATTACCTTTGAATGGATTGTTGaatacaaacctttttttccacctAGAAGCAATGTTACACACTGTGGACCCTTCAAGCTCTGCAACGTGTCAGCCATGACAGATATTGATCAGTCCAGACATTGTGATATTTCCACAGTTCTATTACATTTAAGTCTCTGTTCACACAGACCTAATGCCTTTCCATTGTGGGCTGAATCGAAAACGGCAGTTTTCGATTATTTCTTGGTGAGGGAAGCAGTAAATGGCGGAATGAGGGCAACTTTATCAACTACAATCTTTCAAAGGCAGGCTCTGAAAAGATTTGACATTGCATGCCGCAGAATATGACCTCAACGTACAACACAGCAGGAAAAGATTAAAAGGAAATGCTGTATTTTTacttgcatgcatgcatacaaaTTATGTTTAATCTGCTGAATTTCGGCATTCGTCCTCTGATCCATTCAGAATCAATTCAGCTCTCAAGCTTTCTGACTGGCTGGTTGGTAAACAATGTGAGCGTGATCAATGTCGCTCCGTTCATTTATGAGAAGAGGCTTACCCGAacaatcagagagagagaaggcccCCCCCGataatcaaaaagaaaaatggtttCCACATCACTGCCTCCGAGTCGATGGTTTCCCACCTGGGTGATTATACGTCATTTATATGTCGGTTCACATAATACAAGCTTATAAAAAAGTGCTTTATTTGCGGTTTGCTGCACAATTGTAGAAGGGTCGTACTCTCACCTAACGTGCTATTCTCTTCCATGGTTAACAgggactatatatatatatctgcatgTACATTCATACATACAACTATTTGGGGGAAATTATGCTACAAAGGCAACACGGTATTCATTTATCCACATGAAATTGATCTGATGTAACATATATTCATGTTCAAGAGCTATGACCTCCTTCATGCTGAACTCTAACACTGACCAATCGTGGGTTGTCGTTTACTCATCCGATGAACACAAAGGATGGTAAGTTAGTTTTTACGCTCGTGTCGACACTGAGCGAGATCGTCCCTGCTTCACGGCGCATTAAGAGATTACGTGGAAAGCCACAATTTCACATCGctttgaaacaaatgaaaatagaaaaaagaaagagctgTGGTTCAAGGCGGTACTTGCAGCTGAATCACCTCTGCAGCAGCTTTGCCTTCCTTCTGTTGACTGTTATGTATTCCCACAGTGCCGGGGAGGCGTGAATAATAGTGTTGGCGGCGTTCAATCTCAAAAACAAAGAGGAACTCTGTTTGAAAATCTTGGCAGATTACGTTCGTTAGGCCGCTGCTTATTATTATGGGCATTGTGTAAAgggggctgtgtttgtgtggactgAAATACTTTGACAGCTCAAATGATTATTTGTGCGTTTCTGTCTAAtacctgtttgtgtttgtgctgcgtGGGGATGGATCAGGCACAGGCACCGACACCGACTACATGTCCAACAGCCTCTCAGCTCTGGATCTTTTTGAATGATTTGATATTCAAGGCTGGCTAATTGGAAACCTGCCTGGAGCCAAAGGCCTTGGATTGGACAGGCAGATGGACACATACGTTCATACGTGGCTGCTGGTTTGTTGTTTATTCAACAATCGACGTCAATCACTTCGCCTGTAGCAGCTGCCAAGACAGCGCGCTAATGCGATCCTGTTTGACTTTGATATCCCTGTTGACACAATGTCATTTAACCAAATAATACTTCCAGGCAGGAGTTTCTTTTACTTTCTTACAGTGGGACTTTCGGGTGATAAAAAATTGAATtctaaaattgtttttttcgaAAGCTTAAATGAAATTGATCTCCATCTCaatttacagacacacacacagcatccagTGCACGGTCGCACTCAGGAAGGCTCTCGTTGTCTAAAATATATGTGCTCGTTTAAATGGGATTTGctacaaaaatgattaaaagatTATTTTCACAACTTTCCCACTCTGCCCTTATTTGAAATGCGTGAAAACCAGACACTGACAAACGATGGAAAGATGGAAAGATGCAGAGGCGTCTTTTAACAGCCGAGTATGGCGAGCGCTGTGAGAACGGATGTGTGAATGTAACACAATCGAGCCGTCTGCATCTCAGGATGAAGAAAGGAACGCACCCGAGTTCAGCGGCAAACAGCTAACGGTTCAGTGCCAGccatcacatgtcacatgtcgaAGATCGACGCTGGTTCGTTGGTCCTCGACGAGTAGCTCCAATGTAAAGCCTCCCACATCATTGTTAGACATTTACAGTGGGAGTgggagacattttgttttttttgagtcCTCTAGTTGacttccatctctctctttaaaccatttaaactgACTGGTTTGGTTCCGGTAGTAGGGCGGACGTAACGTGAACACGACCAGAGACACAAAGGCTTGTGTTGTCACAACCAATGACTCACTttgaaatgaactattttgCGAATCTAACAGCAATTGTGACAGTGCGTATGCGTTGGTGATGGTCCAGCCATCGGAACATCAGGAGTAAAAGAGCAACACACTGTACATTATGTAGTCCCaagatttaaaaagaagtgTTTTGAGGGGTTGTTTGCACACCAACCGTCTTCATCCTCGTCATTCAGTGTGATGAACTCAGGTTGACTACGATCCGCAGCACCAGCAGGCTTTATGCACACAGGGAATGAGTCGttagaacggggggggggggggggggggggagttatttTTACCCGACTGGCTGcctccttcctttctctgaCGTTCACTGCCGAGGTGTTCTGTTCACGCTGCTGTTTCTGATCCCGCCAGGCGCTTTCATGAGCTGAGCCCAAAATATGAGGGCTGCTATGCTAAAGTAGCTCTAAACTGACAGAATACTGCTCGTGTGCGAAGACAACATGAGGGTTTCATTGAGCTTGCCCTGTGTGGACTTTAATTCTTTCCTTGTGGTGTTATTCACAAATGGGGAGGCCGTTTATGAAGCAACTAACTAAATGCAGTATGTTTGCAGTGCAGCCTAGTAAAAAAATGCACACGGATCAAATTGTTTGTGCATCGGCATACTACTGGGGGAAACATGGGGAGCTGGCTCTCTTCACAGATGCAAGTGATACACAGCGAGATGCAACATGGTCCTTAGCCACAGGTCTGTGTCCTCCTCAGCCACAGCAGACAGCGAACAGACTTACTGATCACAAAGTTGCAACCTGAAGCCAAAATGTAGCACCTGTCTGCAACCAGTGAAGAGCTAGAGGAGCAGGTTGTTTTTTGACTgaaacattcatttcttttatCTACTGTAAGCTGTTTGAATTGTGATGATGTAATGAGCCTGAAATACTAATTCCGATCTAAATACAGTATCTGCTGCACAGCTAGCGGTCAACATAGTTGGTAGTTAGTTAATAGTAGTTAAATACGGGTGCAAATACTCCTTTGTCCTGATTCATACATGATGAACATTTTGAATGTTCACTCGTATAATGTGAACCATTCCTTAAAGAAACGATTGtgaacatttaacattatttaaaaaaactaaatgaatgaaCACTATATATGAGGCATTCCTTTGCTATTCTGTTAAACCCTAAATTGGCCCAAATATTTCAGTCATTAAATAAATCATCCTATCCTGTTATTATCACCCTGTTGCCAAAATAGCCGCGGCACAATGAGCCATTCATTATTCTCCAAGCTCTGGTATTCAGACTGTGGTTTGGGGAAAAGTGTTCAGTGCAGACCCACACGGAGACATAAGACCATTCAAGCCTCTTAATTATTCTCCACAGCCATTTGTCATTCCATATAACACCGTTCTTCTTCACGAAAGCAAGTGATTGCCAGAGTAGGTGCTTTGTGGCAACACAATTGCTTCTCCAGAAGGGTGTAATGACAGCGTTTGTGGACCTCCACCGATGAAATTAGTAACAGTAGAAGAAGAGTAAGGAGCTCGACAATTCTACTCACAGCGGCTGTGAGCtccatcatttcatttcattcggcaaatggaaataaaatcatTCTAGAATCAAGTAGTAATTTCATGGAACCATGAAACCTATTTTTGTAATGCTATTTTGAACATTTGCCATTAATTAAACTTTTGTCGAATTTATTCTGAGAGGGAATAAAACAAGGTTTACAGTATTTTCAAAACCTTACGGGGAGAAGATGTTGACTTCATTATATTCATTTCAAcctatgtatacatgtatgaaCAGAAAGTTCAAAGGATTTGCCGGTCATTGCGCCTGTGAAGCGTGACAGCAGCGATGGGATCACTAATTAGTTTGCACGTCATTGAAGCACGGAGTCACTGGTATGCTCATCGtctgacattttcagacaaccCTCTCGCTGTTCACAATTAGAATCGGCAGTGCATGCCCAGTAGGTTTTCACGGGTATCTTTGTGCATAAAAGAAAACAgcgaaagacaaaaaaaaaaaaaaaagattgaaacgGGCCAATGGCAGATCTACACATGAGGCGTTTGCTTCTTAAGAGGGAAATCGCACACTGCAGGGTAAATATACAGTTTAAAGCACATGTGAGCTCACACTTCTATGTGCCTTTATATGGAAGAGTGTGTTACACGTTTGTTCTGACCTTGCTGTGTGAATTGCAAAGCGTGATAGGAGCCTCCCATTCATCACTGTCAAAACGTAGACTCCTCCAGCCACATTCAGGTAATCTATTTATCCCGGTAATTTGTTCCACGCTTCTAGCAagctaagcaaaaaaaaaaaaaaaaaaaaagcaaagattcTAGCCCAGCTCGTGCATATGTGGTACTTCCTGGTGAAAGATCTGTTGCCTTTGGTTACCAGCGCTTCAGGTAAAGTATCATTTGCTTCACTATAAATGGCAACAAAATGTACAATCCCTGTGCTGTCCCGATGAGAAGGTTTACAGAGACACCCTCTGTCCGACATCTTCTGCTTTTTATTAAACTCTGTCATAACATCTGGGTTCTCACATGCTACGCTTCAGTTTCCTGTCATTTAACATTATGTCACTCCATGATATCAAGCTTTAGTTAAGGATGAGGGGAGCGGATCAGATTCCTGTTACATGAAATCAAAGCCTTTCAGCGTTGGACAGCACTAAAACAGCATTGATTCAATTTGGTATTTTCCTTGGTTATGAGTTACGATTTATGGATTAAGACCAAGACAACCGTTGTGTATCTCATGTATCTGAGAGACGGAAGTCGCGGCCCTGAGAGATTCTTAATGGTCCTCTCTGTTGCTGCTGGGTCAGCAGTGCATTAGAAGAACATGTCCTTATGTAACTATCTCCACAGAAACAGTCACATCATCAGCTCGAGGGCTAACAGGAGACAGGAAGAGATACTTGAAATTAAGTTTtaacaaagaacattttgcaaTTGTGCTGGTTTCTGGCTCGCATCGAAATCAAATAGTATAAAATATAAGATGAATTGGTTTTTGAATCCCAGAAACGTTATAACTAATAACTATTGAGTTATTTCTCTTGGTGATCTCAATACCGACATTTGTGGCACTCCATcttcttttatttctaatttagtcaaatgtattattatttcaattttaCCCGATTTGTGAAGCAACTGAGTGACAAAAGGACACCTGACCTTTTTCTCTCCCATGTTTGCTGGGTTGATGATGTGATTTGATTTTGCAGTCTCTGGTTCCGCTTTTCTCTCCTGCAAAGCCCCCACAGTTATTGACCCCTTAACTTCCTTCTGTTCCTTGCTTCTTCCCTGCTTTTACTGAACCTAAAAGACCTTCTTAATATCAGTGAACAGTACGGCCTCTCCGTAGAGGAGCTTCTCAGTGCTTGAACAGTTTCAGATTCCGCAGATTGAATCAGGTGTAAGAAGCTGAACATGCAGATGCAAGGaatttaaagataaaaaattGAAGAAAATATCAACTCTGTGACTTCCTTTCCTCTTTAAAACATCTAATATATGTATCAGTACACAGTTAGAGAAGCAAAGAACACATTGTGTCTGATCACTAAAACAGGATTTATATTTCAAACcatacattttattatcttGTTATCGGATCCAACATTCAGAGGAGCTCCCTTTTCCAGGCTGGATGGACCTGAATGCAGAGTCCCGTCTCTGGACATGTTTGGGAAACAAGCAAATCAATCAGTGTCAATTAGAGCTGCGTTCAAAGTAAACCACATCCTGGCAGTCAGGCTCTCATTCTGCACTTAACAGCAGGCAACTTGATTATGCTGCAAGAACCCTCTAAAGTGCTCCGGGTCTGAAAGGATGAACGGATGCATATGAAAGACTCTTGCAGTCTCTTATCGACACCACTCCCAGGTACCCTCCTGGGCACAGACGTTTGCCTGAGCACGAGAGGAGAGCTGCACTGGGAGGCCTCCGTTTCACGAGTTCCACGTTGCGCTCTGAACCTCGTCACACACCACAGTTTGGGAAGCCTTTCCACACAAGTAAACCTTCAAAAGGCTCCTTTCCTGCTCCCCTCTGCTGTTCATCCTCTCATTTTGACACCTCTCTGCTGATGTGGCACCGGGGGTCTCCATTGATTTCCGAAGGAGGGTCTGTGCAGTCGCTTCCTGCAGCCGCCCTCTGTTCAAAAGGTGAGAACGCTGCACTTTAACCGCTGAGTCTGAGTAACGCTGTGAGATGTGGGAGCTTTAATCACACTTGACTCGCGGTGTGACTCATAGAGGTGGGTTGTGAATCCTTTCCCCCCCACATAGCTGTCTATTTTTGATGCTTAATTTGCATGCACACAACACAACGCTCACATTTAACTAAACCCTGAAGGTAAACAACCACCCGGACAAAGGAAGAGAGGCTCTGTTGTTAACTTCTTGTATATCTTATCTTGATGTTATGCAGTATGCTGGTAACAGGGAACATTGATTCATCATACATACAATGTACCTTAAttgatacagtatatataaGGTAATTTGATGGATTTCACATATTACACAAAATACATAAATTACAACATTAAAGACGTTTGATTTCAAAgctgtttcattgtgtgtggACGATTAAAAACAAAGCTCTTACGGACACATATTTCAGATGGTtgcacagtttttcttttttctctttattattattatattatgattTTGACTCTTCATATTCTAAATGCTGAGATTGAAATGTACCCTTCATTTTAAAGCTACAACCTCACTTTATATCACGGCTGGTATTCATATcaatgatccttttttttctgctggcgTGCTCGGTGCTTCTGTGTTTTTGCTCGTCTGGTCCCAGCAACGACCAGTTTCTGTGGCAACATGATTTTGAAAATAGCTCCTTTCCAACGGCCCACTGCTGTCGCAAGTCCTGCAGGCAGCGTCCCTCTCCTGATGCATGACTCATTCATTGCTCATTATCATCCCACACTCATTTCATCCCACGCAAGATCCCCTGCTAGGATATCTGATGGagacggttgtgtgtgtgtggagggggggggggggggggggcggggaagtGGCTACTATAAAGCCGGTGTGTCcatgctgtgattggctggtggGATCCATTTAATCCGCCCTGACTACTACAGGGGCCGCCTCCCTGCActcctccccctcgctctcccGCCCTGACGGCATGCACACACAATACTGTGCTGTCTCCGTTCCAGGGAGGATATCAGCCCTGCACAGGGAGGAGAGGATTAGCACGGCCGCTCAGCTCATCTGCATACGCGTTCCCAGAGAAGCACATGAGCACCCGGAGCTGCACCTCTTTTGTATAAAACCTGGCACTCCGATTACAGAGGCTCCACTTCATCTACTGTCACTGCTGTGAGAGGATTCAATAAGGACCaccattttttcccctccttttcgGATTCTTTTGCACTATTTTCAGGATCTCTTCTATATCATTTAAATCTGCCATTTGTTGTCTGTGATGCCTCTATTCAATTGGGACAATGCGAGTTATATCATTTGATATAGTCTCGCTCTGAGCATCGCACagttttcctctccttttttggGGACTTTTCCACTGAGGTTGTTTCCCTCATCTGGCTCGGTGGGACTGTGAGCGCCAGAATGCCGTCTAAAGAGTCCTATGAGGTGCACAAGGCAGAGAAGTCCCTCGTGCAGAAGGCCAAGCGAGAGGCCAATCAGGAGGACATTCTGGCAGCAGCTCTGGGGATGAGGATGGGGCCGCAGAAACCTCCAGCCACTTTTTGGCAGCCGCTTAAACTGTTTGCCTACTCACAGCTCACCTCACTGGTTCGCAGAGCCACGCTGAAGGAGAGCGAGCGGACACCCAAATCCGAGAAAGTCCACAACTTCAAGGTGAGACTTAAATAACCGTCTTCGGGGTCAGCTGTTCGCTCCCCAAGATGTTGCTTTAAATTCATCATGTGGGGCCAGAGGGCCGTTTGTAATGCTTCCGTTGTTGGGGgcaggaggagtggggggggggggcgttacagAGTGGGAAAGAGGGGATGAAAAACAGAGCTGTTTTGGTCTGTCCAGCAAGCTCTtatcaaaagaaaaatctgttgGGTGGTCTGTGGAACCGCTGCTGTCAGACTGTGCTccagatggatggagagatcAGGcggatggagagggggggaccCGTGGACCCATTTGGCTCGGGCTCACTCTCCCCGTGTGGCGGGTTAATGGGATGAGAGCAGCGAGTGAAATATTAGCTTCAAGGTTTTCAAGGTGCTGATGCTTACCAAATCTAATTCTGTTGCTTTGCTTattaaaattaacattttggccCTGGTATAGTTCCTGTGATCAAAGCCCCCACGGCGATACGGTGATATACAATGTGAGCACATTTATAATAAAGTGAGTATCAACAACATCTGTGTGCTGAAGCAAGACTAAAATATTCCAAACGAAGATTACTTACAGTAAAATGTCTTATTATTCGAATTAAATGCCTCCATTTTCATTACCCTCTGCCTCTAAAATCAATAACTGTATTCACAGCCTGCATGTGGATGTTTTTCTTGCCAGTAAAGCGAAAAGAAAGACAGGATGCAGTACAGTTTATAAAGATAACAAAGACTAATTACATGAACGTGTAAAGAGTACAAACAGAGGAGAGATCGATGAAATTGTTGTGCTAAGATTGTGTAAATATCAATAGAAATGTCAGATGACTCTGCGGGTTAATATTCTCGAACGCATTGATCAAACTGCACCGAGTTTGTTTGTCGGCTGTATCTGCTGTTGACTTAATGGGAGCTGTGGTTTGCTGTGGCTCCCAGTGGCCTGCGTGATCGGATGGGTCCTTGTACCCTACTGGATTTTTAGGGTACTTTGTTTCCTTCAACAGCAAGGTGGCCTCCCGCTGATTCTACAGACACCTTGACCCCTTTACTCTAATGACAAGTCAAATCCCACTGTGCCAGGATGACAAAGCCTCAGTGTTTTGAGGGGCTGTTTGAACAgcaatcctcctcctcctcctcattttaAGCGTGAGCACCTACAGGTCTCCTGCTGAAGTAGGAGAGGCTGCTATTCCCCACTGTCACGTTGCCCTTCGTTACTGATGTctgtccccgtcctcctccctgctgTAGGTCCATACCTTCCGAGGGCCTCACTGGTGTGAACATTGTGCCAGTTTCATGTGGGGACTGATGGCTCAGGGCGTCAAATGTGCAGGTACGTCTCGTTCTCATCTGCTCCTTCTTATGTAAACTGCCTTTATGGTATATTCATGGTGTACAAAGGGGGCATTGCAGTATATGGGTTACTTGGTTATTAGTGCAACTGGAGCTGGATTATTGAGTTCTAATCGAAATCCAAACAGGATTAGTTGTATGGTGGAGTGAAAGGAGAGCTTTATATGACAACATACACTGCTAAAACCTTATTTTTGACCTATTTTCTCCACCCACTGCTTTGTGAATAGATTATCAATACAAACCAGCTGAAGAATCCGTTTTATCTCTATAAGCTGAAAGGTTATTGAAAGAAAATTTAAAAGCAGCTCTTTAGCCTTTTTGGAAATacaggatttttattttgactcgTTCTCTCTGATGTTATTACATTAACAAAGGAAATCTGTGTTTCCACTTCCATAACAGCGATGGATGAATATTTGCTtaataaacacaacacaacagtagGCTCACTACAGCAGCACacgaaaaaaaagtgattaaacGTGATATGTTATTTCCAAAATTCTCTTTGTCACTAAAATGCTGCTCACTGTGCGCATTTTCAATCTTTAATAACGCTCTGTCCTCGATGAATATGATTTTACTTGGTGGAATAGATGTAACATTCAGACGTTGTTATTGTGAGGGAAATGCCTCTCTTGTCAAATTTCTGTTTCGCCGAAGCTGCTGCTTCCTTTCACATCCCAGAAAAGTCCGATGTGTGCCtttgatgttttattgatgGAACAAAGTATGTCACACAAatctgtgggagctctggagttAATTATTAATGTCTCGATTTGGAACGctggcaacaacaaaaatataaaagcaCATGTAAAACTCCCATGCTGCCACTTCTTCGGTCTCGACCACGGCAACCAGAATCTAGGCCAGCGACGTCTCACATGATCCTCAAATTTgcataccaaaaaaaaaaaaaacccgttcTCCcaccccctttttctttttgtgtgtgtgaactgtcGTTGGCCTCGTGCCAGAGAGCCAGCCTCTGCTTGTGCTTGTTGTGCCACATTTCCTCATCAgggtacgcccccccccccaccgccccccccagcctcatcctcatcatgaaggaaaaacaaagctgGCATGTCCCTTTAATGAGGAGCAGAGCTCGGAGCGTGGGGAAGGAACTCTGTTTTCCACACACATTCAAATTCAGCGGCTTCAACCAAAGAGCTGGGTCAAGCGGCTCGACCTTCCCCCTAACTTAAGATACttggtaaaaaagaaagaaacagaacatCCATTAAAGACCGTGGCACATTCAGTCAGTTCTCAGCTCTGCCGGTCGACATGGCGATGGCGTGCCGATTAGCAATTAGCAACGAGCCACCATCAGACCTTTTTCTCAGAGCCCGTCAGCCCCGACGGAGCCGCGGCCTCCTCTCCATAGCAACGGAGACGGAGCTGACGGTGCAAGAAGGCAGCATCCCGCGTCGATTGGCTCCCAGTGTCCCTCGGGTCTGTTTCTCGCACTCGGCCCGGCCCACCTGGGGCCCCCCGGGGCCTTCAGCGCGCTCACACACGCGGACAACAGGAGCTCAGCCTATTTGTGTCTGGTGACAGGGCCGTCCTCCATTACATTGCCTGTCTCATGTCCTTAAGAGAATCATCTCTTAAAGTAATTACATTTCTGCATCAATGCCTATAAATGCAGGCTTTTTCTCCAGGGATCCATATTAATCTCAAATGCTCTGTGGTCCCTTCAGAAACATAGATGATTTGCTCTCAAAAGTATTTTTCGATTCAATTCTTGGggattaaaatgtcattttctcaTGTTTGTGGAATCAAAAAGCAGGCAGCATTTGTCCAAATGAAACTGTCGGTACTTGGGGGCGGTTCAAAAGATCTAAGAGCATGAAGCGCTGCCCTATTTCAGTCTGGGAAACTAGGTCTAGTGTGGCCCGCAGCGCCTCAATTGCTGCTTCCACAGCCTTTGTGTGTGAGCTCGGGTTTGGAAAAGAATGGAGCACGCAGCTCCTCCAGGCCACAACGTGCTCAGTGTTCCTCTCATTCCCTCCGTGCGTCTCTGTTACAAAGCAGAGCTGCGGTTTCTCTCCTCGGGCTCCTCTGTTCCCGACGAGGTGAATCCTGCCCTGAAACAGCTGCGCCTCGGGGCTCCGTCCGCTGTGACTGACGACAAAACGCAGTGTGGGATACTTAAACTGACATCATGACTAATAAGCCATTTAAAACACCCAGTGTGGCGCATCCTGCGCCTGAAAGTACCATACGATGGGGAAAAAACTAGAGAGAATCCTAGTGAAGCTACTGGTTATTATCTAATGCACTTTGAGTGTTGTTTGAATCATTATTATGAAATGCTTTCATACAAATTGAAAAGAGTAACACACAGATATTGCATACATTAATATACTCTTGAGGTTAGTCATTGTTGCAATTTAATGTTCTTAATAAAGAAATGGCCCGCTGGTAGTGACTTTGGATCCGTCCGGGGCTCAAGGTTAATTCCATGCGTGTGTGGTGGCGAGAGAGGAGCTCTCCGGTGGTCATGTGACATTCAGGGGACAAACGTTGATCACGAGCATCAACCCCCTTCTTCTCTTTGCCAAAGCACACAAGACACCAGCCAACCAAATCCAAATGAGCCTGATGTTGGATGTGAATTTGCATTTCAGTCTTCAGTTTAGAGACAAAAGGACTGacctaatacatttttttatattttcccacGTTGCCTCTCTACAGATGTTAATGAACGATACCTGCTGTTTGTCCCTTTCTGCAGATTGTGGTTTAAACGTCCACAAACAATGTTCCCCTCTGGTGCCGAACGACTGCAAACCAGACCTGAGACACATCCGTAAAGTCTACAGCTGTGACCTCACCACCCTGGTGAACGCTTACAACACAGCGCGGCCCATGGTGGTGGACATGTGCATACGAGAGATCGAGTCCAGAGGTCAGTTTACggcgtgcgtgagtgtgtgtgtctaatatACCTAAATATAACACCACTTTCCCCCGACATGTAAATGTGC harbors:
- the chn1 gene encoding N-chimaerin, yielding MPSKESYEVHKAEKSLVQKAKREANQEDILAAALGMRMGPQKPPATFWQPLKLFAYSQLTSLVRRATLKESERTPKSEKVHNFKVHTFRGPHWCEHCASFMWGLMAQGVKCADCGLNVHKQCSPLVPNDCKPDLRHIRKVYSCDLTTLVNAYNTARPMVVDMCIREIESRGLKSEGLYRISGFSDLLEEVKVAFDKDGEKTDISVEAYEDINIITGALKLYLRDLPDPIISYDAYPRFIEAAKLTDPDKKLEAFREALALLPPSHSETLKYLMAHLKRVTQNEKFNLMNAENLAIVFGPTLMRAPNLDAITALNDIRHQRQVVEVLIKKEDVLF